Proteins encoded by one window of Cydia fagiglandana chromosome Z, ilCydFagi1.1, whole genome shotgun sequence:
- the LOC134679478 gene encoding pre-mRNA 3'-end-processing factor FIP1, with product MADAVIESAPGEDNDDSWLYGDGPGELREGTPPPHNEKVPAETGRNPDLPDEDKGKEQGDNENEPDENDDSHFNDEHFADVGREEQDKTNGDAASPGHADSDSDDSDDVKVTIGDIKSGPQAYASLNIKRGVGLVAAGAEKVRGPTPGKVTLEDLEGPGSINGVPALEFNIDTIEDKPWNKPGADISDYFNYGFNEMTWSAYCERQRRMRVNEAGVSLLQGAPPRAPLPDLHRARPPGPPRNDESMQPPMGGNYQVRENTIQVMTAERREYGRAHRDAPPPDYFAPPPDHYFAPPHAHQPYDEPWGHPEQSGWAPSDIKELTPGPMGPPAMGPPPGMGPPGVGAPLPHLMAAPYVSPYRQHPPHVLERARDRDRDRERDDRDRRDRDRRDDEDRERERERSRSIKPDRIREKSYRRERSRSRSRRHKSRSRSPRLRERSRERERERSRDRERDRSRDRDRSRDRERSLKPKSKESKDKEEDK from the exons ATGGCAGACGCCGTGATTGAAAGTGCGCCAGGCGAAGACAATGACGATAGCTGGTTGTATGGGGACGGTCCAGGAGAGTTAAGAGAAGGCACTCCTCCCCCTCACAATGAGAAGGTTCCGGCGGAGACTGGTCGTAACCCAGATTTGCCTGAC GAAGACAAAGGAAAAGAACAAGGGGATAATGAAAATGAACCAGATGAAAATGATGACTCTCATTTCAATGATGAACATTTTGCTGATGTGGGAAGAGAAGAACAAGACAAGACTAATGGAGATGCTGCTAGTCCAGGCCATGCCGACTCCGACTCTGATGACAGTGATGATGTTAAAGTCACCATTGGAGATATTAAGTCAGGACCACAAGCTTATGCAAGCTTGAACATAAAA CGCGGCGTGGGTTTGGTGGCAGCCGGGGCGGAGAAGGTACGCGGCCCGACGCCGGGCAAGGTGACGTTGGAGGACCTGGAGGGGCCCGGCAGCATCAACGGCGTTCCCGCGCTCGAGTTCAACATCGACACCATCGAGGACAAGCCCTGGAACAAGCCAGGAGCCGACATCTCAG ATTACTTCAACTACGGGTTCAACGAGATGACGTGGAGCGCGTACTGCGAGCGGCAGCGGCGCATGCGCGTCAATGAGGCGGGCGTGTCGCTGCTGCAGGgggcgccgccgcgcgcgccgctgcCGGACCTGCACCGCGCCCGCCCGCCAG GCCCGCCGAGAAATGATGAAAGTATGCAGCCGCCGATGGGCGGCAACTACCAAGTGCGGGAAAATACAATACAG GTGATGACGGCCGAGcggcgcgagtacgggcgcgCGCACCgcgacgcgccgccgccggactacttcgcgccgccgcccgaccACTACTTCGCGCCGCCGCACGCTCACCAGCCCTACGATGAGCCCTGGG GCCACCCGGAGCAAAGTGGGTGGGCGCCCAGTGACATAAAGGAGCTGACACCGGGTCCGATGGGTCCGCCGGCCATGGGCCCGCCGCCCGGCATGGGCCCGCCGGGCGTGGGCGCGCCTCTGCCGCATCTCATGGCCGCGCCGTACGTGTCACCGTACCGGCAGCACCCGCCGCACGTGCTGGAGCGCGCGCGCGACCGCGACCGCGACCGCGAGCGCGACGATCGCGACCGTAGAGACCGCGACAGGCGAGACgat GAGGATAGGGAACGGGAACGTGAACGGTCGCGTTCTATAAAACCGGACAGGATACGAGaaaa ATCGTATAGACGCGAACGGTCACGGTCACGATCCCGACGGCACAAGTCTCGGTCCCGTTCGCCGCGGCTGCGGGAGCGATCGCGCGAACGCGAACGTGAGCGCTCACGCGACCGTGAACGGGACCGGTCGCGGGACAGAGACAGGTCTCGGGACAGAGAAAGAAGTCTCAAGCCTAAATCGAAAGAATCTAAGGATAAGGAAgaagataaataa
- the LOC134678101 gene encoding uncharacterized protein LOC134678101, whose product MSGQDFDTQGYADDLVVIVKGPCNKTNQKTAIDTLNSLQRTACLTATGAFSSTPGAALDALLDIIPLHLQVQKEAKQCVYRICTLNRPKWRSQALANLKAWVFANRTLSMPTDDTHTECHLTKLYTVEIPPRDKWINNQMYVEEGSHVWYTDGSKKGNDVGCGIYGERPKLRASVSMGTQASIFQAEVFAINKCAEINLDRNLRHQHIYINSDSQAALLALESLESNSKLVQNCKTNLNALANSNKVTLRWVPGHSDINGNEEADELARKGADTPLVGPEPFCGITKRDAYSLLSKLEKTRATEWWKFVKGQEHSKALIKGFNSRTAKELLGLKRHKTCAVTRILTGHLKEISI is encoded by the exons ATGTCAGGCCAAGACTTTGACACACAAGGATATGCCGACGACCTTGTAGTTATCGTCAAAGGCCCTTGCAACAAAACCAACCAAAAGACAGCAATAGACACTCTAAACAGCCTGCAACGCACGGCTTGTTTAACAGCAACAGGCGCCTTCTCCTCGACACCGGGAGCGGCCCTAGATGCACTGCTAGACATCATACCACTCCACCTGCAGGTGCAAAAGGAGGCCAAGCAGTGCGTCTACAGAATATGCACGCTAAACAGGCCAAAATGGCGCTCTCAGGCATTAGCCAATCTAAaggcctgggtttttgcaaatagaacccttagcatgcccactgatgACACgcacaccgaatgtcatctcacCAAACTGTACACAGTAGAAATACCTCCTAGAGACAAATGGATCAACAACCAAATGTACGTCGAAGAGGGAAGCCACGTTTGGTATACAGATGGTTCCAAAAAAGGCAATGATGTAGGATGTGGGATCTATGGTGAGAGAcctaagctcagagctagcgtCAGCATGGGcacacaggcctcaatcttccaggcagaaGTCTTCGCCATCAACAAATGTGCGGAGATCAACCTGGATAGAAACCTAAGACACCAGCATATCTACATCAACTCAGACAGCCAGGCTGCTCTGCTGGCACTAGAATCCCTTGAGTCAAACTCAAAACTAGTCCAGAACTGTAAAACAAACCTAAATGCACTGGCTAACTCCAACAAGGTCACACTTAGATGGGTACCAGGGCACTCCGACATTAACGGAAACGAAGAAGCGGACGAACTTGCTAGAAAGGGCGCAGACACACCCCTGGTCGGCCCAGAACCGTTCTGTGGAATCACAAAACGGGATGCATATTCTCTGCTCAGCAAGTTAGAAAAAACGAGAGCAACCGAGTGGTGGAAGTTCGTTAAAGGACAAGAACACTCGAAAGCTCTAATCAAAGGGTTCAACAGCAGAACTGCTAAGGAGCTTTTAGGACTCAAAAGGCACAAAACCTGCGCGGTGACCAGAATACTGACTGGACACT TGAAAGAAATCTCCATATGA